In a single window of the Pseudomonas sp. B21-015 genome:
- the choX gene encoding choline ABC transporter substrate-binding protein, whose protein sequence is MKRLISSCVLALSGTAFLSASVMAAEPAACQNVRMGVVNWTDVIATSAMTQVLLDGLGYNTKQTSASQQIIFAGIRDQRLDLFLGYWNPLMTQTITPFVAANQVKVLETPSLKDARATLAVPTYLADKGLKTFADIAKFEKELGGKIYGIEPGSGANTQIKAMIAKNQFGLGKFQLVESSEAGMLAAVDRAVRRKEAVVFFGWAPHPMNVNVQMTYLTGSEDALGPNEGMATVWTVTAPKYAEQCPNIGRLLSNLTYTAEDESRMMQPLLDHKDAFESAKQWLKDHPQDKQRWLEGVTTFDGKPAAENLKLTSK, encoded by the coding sequence ATGAAACGACTGATCAGCAGCTGTGTTCTTGCACTCAGCGGTACCGCTTTCTTGAGCGCCAGTGTCATGGCCGCCGAACCCGCCGCGTGCCAGAACGTGCGCATGGGTGTAGTGAACTGGACCGACGTGATCGCCACCAGCGCCATGACTCAGGTCCTGCTCGATGGCCTCGGCTACAACACCAAACAAACCAGCGCCTCCCAGCAAATCATCTTCGCCGGGATCCGCGACCAGCGCCTGGACTTGTTCCTCGGGTACTGGAACCCGCTGATGACCCAAACCATCACGCCGTTCGTCGCGGCCAATCAGGTCAAGGTGCTTGAGACGCCAAGCCTGAAAGACGCCCGCGCCACCCTCGCCGTACCGACTTACCTCGCCGACAAGGGCCTGAAAACCTTCGCTGATATCGCCAAGTTTGAAAAAGAACTGGGCGGCAAGATCTACGGCATCGAGCCAGGTTCGGGCGCCAACACCCAGATCAAGGCGATGATCGCCAAGAATCAATTTGGCCTGGGCAAGTTCCAGCTGGTCGAGTCTAGCGAAGCCGGCATGCTTGCGGCGGTGGATCGCGCCGTGCGGCGCAAGGAAGCCGTGGTGTTCTTCGGCTGGGCCCCGCACCCGATGAACGTCAACGTGCAAATGACTTATCTCACCGGCAGTGAAGATGCCCTCGGCCCGAACGAAGGCATGGCCACCGTGTGGACGGTCACCGCACCGAAATACGCCGAGCAATGCCCGAACATTGGTCGTTTGCTGAGCAACCTGACCTACACCGCCGAAGACGAGAGCCGGATGATGCAGCCGCTGCTCGATCACAAAGACGCGTTCGAATCGGCCAAGCAATGGCTGAAAGATCACCCGCAAGACAAGCAACGCTGGCTCGAAGGCGTGACCACCTTCGATGGCAAACCGGCCGCTGAAAACCTGAAACTGACCAGTAAATGA
- a CDS encoding gamma-butyrobetaine dioxygenase — MNTAAAFADFRTYPLISALTAVRTLADRIQVTWADGRVSPFHHQWLRDNCPCPLCVYTVTREQVLEIVDVAEHLTPENATVDAQGCLCVDWQDGHLSRFDPGWLRAHAYDDESRAERQASKPKARLWHSDLQLPVFEYQALMENNDALLQWLLAVRDTGLTQVRGVPTEPGSLKLIAQRISFIRESNFGVLFNVQSKADADSNAYTAFNLPLHSDLPTRELQPGLQFLHCLVNDADGGESIFVDGFAIAEALREEDPEAFQALCEIPVEFRNKDRHSDYRCLAPIIALGAFGQVSEIRMANFLRGPFDASVEQMPRLYRAYRRFIAMTREARFRVMTRLNHGELWCFDNRRTLHARNAFDPATGARHFQGCYVDRDELLSRILVLQR, encoded by the coding sequence ATGAACACCGCCGCCGCTTTTGCCGATTTCCGCACCTACCCGTTGATTAGCGCGTTGACCGCCGTGCGTACCCTGGCGGACCGAATTCAAGTGACATGGGCGGACGGTCGGGTCAGCCCTTTTCATCATCAATGGCTGCGGGACAACTGCCCGTGCCCGTTGTGCGTCTACACGGTGACCCGCGAGCAAGTGCTGGAAATCGTCGATGTCGCAGAGCACCTGACGCCTGAAAACGCCACGGTCGATGCCCAAGGTTGTCTGTGCGTCGATTGGCAGGACGGCCACCTCAGCCGCTTCGATCCGGGCTGGCTACGGGCTCACGCCTATGACGATGAGTCCCGCGCTGAACGCCAGGCCAGCAAACCGAAAGCCAGGCTTTGGCACAGCGATTTGCAACTACCAGTATTCGAATACCAGGCCCTGATGGAGAACAACGACGCCTTGCTGCAATGGCTGCTGGCCGTGCGCGATACCGGCCTGACTCAAGTGCGCGGCGTACCCACCGAGCCGGGTTCATTGAAGCTGATCGCCCAGCGGATCTCTTTCATCCGCGAGAGCAATTTCGGCGTGCTGTTCAATGTGCAATCCAAGGCCGATGCAGACAGCAATGCCTACACCGCCTTCAACCTGCCGCTGCACAGCGACCTGCCAACCCGAGAGTTGCAACCGGGGCTGCAATTTCTGCATTGTCTGGTCAATGACGCCGACGGTGGCGAGAGCATTTTCGTCGACGGTTTTGCCATCGCCGAAGCCTTGCGCGAGGAAGATCCCGAGGCGTTTCAAGCCTTGTGTGAAATCCCCGTGGAGTTCCGCAACAAGGACCGCCACAGCGACTACCGCTGCCTGGCGCCGATCATTGCCCTGGGTGCGTTCGGGCAAGTGTCGGAAATCCGCATGGCGAACTTTCTGCGTGGGCCGTTCGATGCTTCGGTGGAGCAGATGCCCAGGCTCTATCGCGCTTACCGGCGCTTCATTGCGATGACTCGCGAGGCGCGCTTCCGGGTGATGACGCGGCTCAACCACGGCGAGTTGTGGTGCTTCGACAACCGCCGCACCCTCCACGCCCGCAACGCCTTCGACCCTGCTACTGGTGCCCGGCATTTCCAGGGGTGTTATGTGGATCGTGATGAGTTGTTGTCGCGCATCCTTGTGTTGCAACGCTAG
- a CDS encoding helix-turn-helix domain-containing protein, whose protein sequence is MNAPTEIQIINDAEGKPAFVVIPYAQYVAQKIEPDLIPHEVVSRIVDGATPIRAWREHLNLTQDEVAKRMGISQPAFAQQETVAKPRKATREKIAAAFGITANQLEL, encoded by the coding sequence ATGAACGCACCTACTGAGATTCAAATCATCAACGACGCGGAGGGAAAACCGGCGTTCGTGGTCATTCCGTACGCGCAGTATGTGGCGCAGAAGATCGAGCCCGATCTGATCCCCCACGAAGTGGTCAGTCGCATCGTCGATGGCGCGACGCCCATTCGCGCCTGGCGCGAACACCTGAACCTTACGCAGGATGAAGTTGCCAAGCGCATGGGCATTTCCCAACCGGCTTTCGCCCAGCAGGAAACCGTCGCCAAGCCCCGCAAGGCAACCCGTGAAAAAATTGCCGCAGCTTTTGGCATCACCGCCAACCAACTAGAGTTGTAA
- a CDS encoding GlxA family transcriptional regulator, producing MTTFNSGAQPQNRAPQSIGFLLLDNFTLISLASAVEPLRMANQLSGRELYRWTTLTVDGGQVWASDGLQITPDASMHKAPPLDTVIVCGGIGIQRTVTREHVSWLQSQARQSRRLGAVCTGSWALACAGLLDGFDCSVHWECLASMQEAFPRVAMSTRLFTLDRNRFTSSGGTAPLDMMLHLISRDHGRELSAAISEMFVYERIRNEQDHQRVPLKHMLGTNQPKLQEIVALMEANLEEPIDLDELAVYVAVSRRQLERLFQKYLHCSPSRYYLKLRLIRARQLLKQTPMSIIEVASVCGFVSTPHFSKCYREYFGIPPRDERVGSNTTQQVAMMPLPQALVLSPLSGPLSALSQARNESTFASVRL from the coding sequence ATGACGACGTTCAACTCCGGGGCTCAACCCCAGAACCGTGCGCCTCAATCCATCGGCTTTTTGCTGCTGGACAATTTCACGCTGATTTCTCTGGCCTCCGCAGTGGAACCCCTGCGCATGGCCAACCAATTGTCCGGCCGCGAGCTGTATCGCTGGACCACACTCACTGTCGATGGCGGGCAGGTCTGGGCCAGTGACGGTCTGCAGATCACCCCCGACGCCTCCATGCACAAAGCGCCGCCCCTGGACACCGTCATTGTCTGCGGCGGTATCGGCATCCAGCGCACCGTAACCCGTGAGCACGTGTCGTGGCTGCAAAGCCAGGCGCGTCAGTCCCGTCGTCTCGGCGCGGTCTGCACCGGCAGCTGGGCCCTGGCGTGCGCCGGCCTGCTGGACGGTTTCGATTGCAGCGTGCACTGGGAATGTCTGGCATCGATGCAGGAAGCTTTCCCGCGGGTGGCCATGAGTACCCGGCTGTTCACCCTCGACCGTAACCGTTTCACCAGCTCCGGCGGCACCGCGCCGCTGGACATGATGCTGCACCTGATCAGCCGCGATCACGGCCGTGAGCTGTCGGCAGCGATTTCGGAAATGTTCGTCTACGAGCGCATCCGCAACGAACAGGATCACCAGCGCGTGCCGCTCAAGCACATGCTCGGCACCAACCAGCCGAAGTTGCAGGAAATCGTCGCGCTGATGGAAGCCAACCTCGAAGAGCCGATCGACCTCGACGAACTGGCGGTGTACGTCGCCGTGTCGCGTCGTCAGCTGGAGCGGCTGTTCCAGAAATACCTGCACTGCTCGCCGTCGCGTTACTACCTGAAACTGCGTCTGATCCGTGCTCGGCAGCTGCTCAAGCAAACGCCAATGTCGATCATCGAAGTGGCGTCGGTATGTGGTTTCGTGTCCACGCCGCACTTCTCCAAGTGCTACCGCGAATACTTCGGCATTCCGCCGCGTGACGAACGTGTAGGTTCCAATACGACTCAGCAGGTAGCGATGATGCCGCTGCCGCAAGCCTTGGTGCTGTCACCGTTGTCCGGGCCGCTGTCGGCGTTGAGCCAGGCGCGTAATGAGTCGACGTTTGCCAGCGTAAGGCTCTAA
- a CDS encoding lysozyme inhibitor LprI family protein, translated as MKSIFLALALIATGVQAAEEADDNPCDAVENEIQTLECSAYSRTTAEQLLSDNYQSLTERMQTLYGNNKAQLTDITAKIKTAQQQWLKTRDADCAVDAFPATSGSKAFTIAQNDCVARMSDERSEFLESIGQE; from the coding sequence ATGAAATCGATCTTCCTGGCTTTGGCACTGATTGCGACTGGCGTACAAGCAGCTGAAGAGGCCGACGACAACCCTTGCGATGCTGTCGAAAACGAAATCCAGACCCTGGAATGCTCGGCCTACAGCAGAACCACCGCCGAACAGCTGCTAAGCGACAACTATCAGAGCCTGACCGAGCGCATGCAAACGCTTTACGGCAACAACAAGGCGCAACTGACCGACATCACCGCCAAAATCAAAACCGCGCAACAGCAATGGCTGAAAACCCGGGACGCCGATTGCGCAGTGGACGCATTTCCGGCGACCAGTGGTAGCAAAGCGTTCACCATTGCGCAAAATGATTGCGTGGCGCGCATGAGTGACGAGCGGTCGGAGTTTTTGGAGTCGATTGGGCAGGAGTGA
- a CDS encoding type II toxin-antitoxin system RelE/ParE family toxin: MNSIHWTRKAVKQLLKLHSVHQIQVRDAITALAGMPDVGNVKALVGHDYAYRLRVGSYRVMFDWDGAIKVVSIQEVKKRDERTY; the protein is encoded by the coding sequence ATGAACAGCATTCACTGGACTCGAAAGGCCGTTAAGCAGCTCTTGAAATTGCATTCCGTTCATCAGATCCAGGTTCGTGATGCCATCACGGCGCTAGCTGGCATGCCTGATGTAGGCAACGTCAAAGCACTGGTTGGTCATGACTACGCCTATCGACTGCGAGTCGGTAGTTATCGGGTCATGTTCGACTGGGATGGCGCGATCAAAGTGGTCAGTATTCAAGAGGTCAAAAAACGCGATGAACGCACCTACTGA
- a CDS encoding DUF3010 family protein: MKICGIEIKGSEAIIAVASLDGQALSHVELNTKKIALDDDDEAANVKVFAAQVASFVRENSIDRIAIKKRSKKGEFAGGPTTFKIEGVFQLLENCEVTLLSPQTINAQNKKFDFELPATLNKYQHEAYKAACSALMKK; the protein is encoded by the coding sequence ATGAAAATTTGCGGCATCGAAATCAAAGGCAGCGAAGCGATCATCGCCGTGGCCTCCCTCGACGGTCAGGCCCTGAGCCATGTCGAACTGAACACCAAGAAAATCGCCCTCGACGATGACGACGAAGCCGCCAACGTCAAAGTTTTCGCCGCTCAGGTCGCCTCGTTTGTTCGTGAGAACTCCATCGACCGCATCGCGATCAAGAAGCGCAGCAAGAAAGGCGAGTTCGCCGGTGGGCCGACCACGTTCAAAATCGAAGGGGTTTTCCAGTTGCTGGAAAATTGCGAGGTGACGCTGCTGTCGCCTCAGACGATCAATGCGCAGAACAAGAAGTTCGATTTTGAGCTGCCGGCCACGCTGAACAAGTATCAGCATGAGGCTTACAAGGCGGCATGCTCGGCACTGATGAAAAAGTAA
- a CDS encoding 3-keto-5-aminohexanoate cleavage protein, translated as MNHDVIITCALTGAGDTTARSPHVPVTPKQIAAAAVEAAKAGATVVHCHVRDPQTGKFSRDVALYREVMERIREADVDIIVNLTAGMGGDLEIGAGENPMEFGPNTDLVGPLTRLAHVEELLPEICTLDCGTLNFGDGDTIYVSTPAQLRAGAKRIQELGVKPELEIFDTGHLWFAKQMIKEGLLDNPLFQLCLGIPWGAPADTTTMKAMVDNLPADAVWAAFGIGRMQMPMAAQAVLLGGNVRVGLEDNLWLDKGVLATNGQLVERASEILSRLGARVLTPAEGRAKMGLTKRG; from the coding sequence ATGAACCACGACGTCATCATCACCTGCGCACTCACCGGTGCTGGCGACACGACCGCCAGAAGCCCACACGTGCCGGTCACCCCGAAACAAATCGCCGCGGCCGCCGTGGAGGCCGCCAAGGCGGGCGCTACCGTGGTCCACTGCCACGTTCGCGATCCGCAAACCGGCAAGTTCAGCCGTGACGTGGCGCTGTACCGCGAAGTGATGGAGCGCATCCGCGAGGCCGACGTCGACATCATCGTCAACCTCACCGCAGGCATGGGCGGCGACCTGGAAATCGGTGCGGGAGAGAACCCGATGGAGTTCGGCCCGAACACCGACCTGGTCGGTCCGCTGACCCGTCTGGCCCACGTTGAAGAATTGCTGCCGGAAATCTGCACCCTGGATTGCGGCACCCTGAACTTCGGCGACGGCGACACCATTTACGTGTCCACCCCGGCCCAGCTGCGTGCTGGCGCCAAACGCATTCAAGAGCTGGGCGTCAAGCCTGAGCTGGAAATCTTCGACACCGGTCACCTGTGGTTCGCCAAGCAAATGATCAAGGAAGGCCTGCTCGATAACCCGCTGTTTCAGCTGTGCCTGGGCATCCCGTGGGGCGCTCCGGCCGATACCACCACCATGAAAGCCATGGTCGACAACCTGCCGGCCGACGCGGTCTGGGCCGCGTTCGGCATCGGTCGCATGCAGATGCCGATGGCTGCGCAAGCGGTGCTGCTCGGCGGCAACGTGCGGGTCGGCCTGGAAGACAACCTGTGGCTGGACAAGGGTGTATTGGCGACCAACGGCCAACTGGTCGAGCGTGCCTCGGAAATCCTCAGCCGCCTCGGCGCCCGCGTTCTGACCCCAGCTGAAGGCCGGGCAAAAATGGGCCTGACCAAGCGCGGTTAA
- a CDS encoding L-carnitine dehydrogenase, producing MSFITDIKTFAALGSGVIGSGWVSRTLAHGLDVVAWDPAPGAEAALRKRVANAWGALEKQGLAPGASQDRLRFVATIEECVRDADFIQESAPERLDLKLELHSKISAAAKPNALIGSSTSGLLPSEFYESSTHPERCVVGHPFNPVYLLPLVEVVGGKNTAPEAVQAAIKVYESLGMRPLHVRKEVPGFIADRLLEALWREALHLVNDGVATTAEIDDAIRFGAGLRWSFMGTFLTYTLAGGDAGMRHFMAQFGPALQLPWTYLPAPELTDKLIDDVVDGTSEQLGTHSISALERYRDDCLLAVLEAVKTTKAKHGMAFSE from the coding sequence ATGAGCTTCATCACTGATATCAAAACCTTCGCCGCTCTGGGCAGCGGTGTCATCGGCAGCGGCTGGGTATCCCGCACCCTCGCCCACGGCCTTGATGTAGTGGCCTGGGACCCGGCGCCCGGCGCCGAAGCCGCCCTGCGCAAACGCGTCGCCAATGCCTGGGGCGCGCTGGAGAAACAAGGCCTGGCCCCCGGCGCGTCGCAGGATCGGCTGCGCTTTGTCGCCACCATCGAAGAATGCGTTCGCGATGCGGATTTCATTCAGGAAAGTGCTCCAGAACGACTGGACCTGAAACTGGAACTGCACAGCAAAATCAGCGCGGCGGCCAAGCCCAATGCCTTGATCGGTTCCAGTACGTCGGGGCTGTTGCCGAGCGAGTTCTACGAGAGTTCGACCCACCCGGAACGCTGCGTGGTCGGGCACCCGTTCAACCCGGTTTACCTGCTGCCATTGGTGGAAGTGGTCGGCGGCAAAAATACCGCGCCGGAAGCGGTTCAAGCGGCAATAAAAGTCTACGAATCCTTAGGGATGCGCCCGCTGCATGTGCGCAAGGAAGTACCTGGATTTATCGCCGACCGTTTGCTCGAAGCGCTGTGGCGTGAGGCGTTGCATCTGGTCAACGACGGTGTGGCGACCACCGCTGAAATCGACGATGCAATTCGTTTTGGCGCGGGCCTGCGCTGGTCGTTTATGGGTACTTTCCTGACGTACACCCTGGCGGGTGGCGATGCGGGCATGCGGCACTTCATGGCGCAATTCGGGCCGGCGTTGCAGTTGCCGTGGACCTACCTGCCGGCACCGGAGCTGACCGACAAATTGATCGATGACGTGGTGGATGGCACCAGCGAACAGTTGGGCACGCACAGCATTTCGGCGCTGGAGCGCTATCGTGATGATTGCTTGCTGGCGGTACTGGAAGCGGTGAAGACCACCAAGGCCAAACATGGCATGGCGTTTAGCGAATAA
- a CDS encoding thioesterase family protein has product MPTLTTYQTKIIPDWVDYNGHLRDAFYLLIFSYATDALMDQLGMDSNNREASGNSLFTLELHLNYLHEVKLDADVEVHTQIIGHDRKRLHLYHSLHLVGGDKELAGNEQMLLHVDLNGPRSAPFSEETLSKLQAIVAEQADLPAPAWIGRVIALPPEK; this is encoded by the coding sequence ATGCCCACCCTCACCACCTACCAAACCAAAATCATCCCCGACTGGGTCGACTACAACGGCCATCTGCGCGATGCCTTCTACCTGCTGATTTTCAGCTACGCCACCGACGCGCTGATGGATCAACTGGGCATGGACAGCAACAACCGCGAAGCCAGCGGCAACTCGCTGTTCACCCTCGAGCTGCACCTCAACTATCTGCACGAAGTGAAGCTCGATGCCGACGTCGAAGTGCACACTCAGATCATCGGCCACGACCGCAAGCGTCTGCACCTCTACCACAGCCTGCATCTGGTGGGCGGTGACAAGGAGCTGGCGGGCAATGAACAAATGCTGCTGCACGTCGACCTCAACGGGCCGCGATCCGCACCGTTCAGCGAAGAAACCTTGAGCAAACTGCAGGCCATTGTCGCCGAGCAAGCCGACCTGCCCGCACCCGCCTGGATCGGCCGAGTGATTGCTTTACCCCCCGAAAAATAA
- a CDS encoding GlxA family transcriptional regulator — protein MSQDFYFLLMPGFSAIGFISAIEPLRVANRFRGELYRWHVLSADGGAVLASNGMSVNADAALEPLKKGATLLVVAGFEPLKFATPALEHWLRRLDNEGVTLGAIDTGSFVLAEAGLLDGHRLTLHWEAIDAFKESYPQLSVTQELFEIDRRRITSAGGTASIDLMLDLIGQAHGPELAIQVSEQFVLGRIRPRKDHQRMEVATRYGISNKKLVQVIGEMEQHSEPPLSTLELAESIKVTRRQLERLFRLHLNDTPSNFYLRLRLEKARQLLRQTNMSVLEVSIACGFESPSYFTRSYRARFERCPREDRRTAQA, from the coding sequence ATGTCCCAGGATTTCTACTTCTTGTTGATGCCGGGTTTTTCGGCGATCGGTTTTATCTCGGCGATCGAGCCGCTGCGGGTCGCCAATCGCTTTCGCGGCGAGTTGTACCGCTGGCATGTGTTGAGTGCCGATGGCGGGGCGGTGCTGGCCAGTAACGGCATGTCGGTCAACGCCGATGCGGCGCTGGAGCCGCTGAAGAAAGGCGCGACCTTGCTGGTGGTCGCCGGTTTCGAACCGCTGAAGTTCGCCACTCCGGCACTGGAGCACTGGTTGCGCCGCCTGGATAACGAAGGTGTGACGCTCGGCGCCATCGACACCGGCAGCTTCGTCCTCGCCGAAGCCGGCCTGCTCGACGGCCATCGCCTGACCCTGCACTGGGAAGCCATCGACGCGTTCAAGGAGTCTTATCCACAGCTCAGCGTCACTCAGGAGCTGTTCGAGATCGACCGTCGGCGTATCACCTCTGCCGGCGGTACGGCTTCTATCGACCTGATGCTCGACCTCATCGGCCAGGCCCACGGCCCGGAACTGGCAATCCAGGTCAGCGAACAATTCGTACTCGGGCGCATCCGCCCGCGCAAAGATCACCAACGCATGGAAGTCGCCACGCGGTATGGCATCAGCAACAAGAAACTGGTGCAGGTGATCGGGGAGATGGAGCAGCACAGCGAACCGCCGCTGAGTACCCTGGAGCTGGCGGAATCGATCAAAGTGACCCGGCGGCAGTTGGAGCGCCTGTTTCGCCTGCACCTGAACGACACGCCGAGCAATTTCTATCTGCGGTTAAGACTGGAGAAGGCGCGGCAGTTGTTGCGTCAGACGAACATGAGTGTGTTGGAAGTGAGCATCGCGTGCGGGTTTGAATCGCCGTCGTATTTCACCCGCAGTTATCGGGCACGGTTTGAACGGTGCCCGCGAGAGGATCGCCGTACAGCCCAGGCATAA